One genomic segment of Terriglobia bacterium includes these proteins:
- a CDS encoding ADOP family duplicated permease has product MENVDTHFPPPKKQRTAGVHVPPLNLDQSRVGDYWGVSALTIIGRLRPGVTFQQARAETRLLLPRIAAMFPWKMPDSMWKAASVIPLQNDLVGDVRVKLLILLGATALILLIACVNVANLLLARAAARWREIALRAALGAGCWRIFRQLLIESILLGLCGGALGLVLTGNGISLLKALLPADTPQMAGIEIDWRVLGFAAAAALFTGLVFGLVPAIHLSRVDLSTAIKSGGRNTGEVSSHRLQGLLATAEFALAVVLVVAAGLLAKSLWQLSRVNPGFETQSMLSARITPNQGYCSEPGRCGAFYTSLLDRARSLPGVQDAAMVNVLPLNGRVSGFASDIEDHPRPAGDPAPMLFESVITPDYLHVMGIPLLRGRPLTDSDTRPDAAPVALITAATARKYWPDRDPIGKHIKPVFVKDWITIVGVAGDVAQNSLAAPSADWSDGAIYVPYGNSTLFTPRHGRQLPTAMTLVLRTAIDPSIIAGSLPSVVSSLNREAPVSEVQTFSTLVSSSVSGPRSTTALFASFALLALVLGSVGLYGVVSYSVASRASEIGLRMAMGARPIDIMSLVIEQGLRIALTGLSAGIVGGLAATKLMKSLLFDVSATDPLIFVAVSALLTAVTLAACYAPARRATRIDPMVALRCE; this is encoded by the coding sequence GTGGAAAACGTGGACACCCACTTTCCCCCGCCGAAGAAGCAAAGAACGGCGGGTGTACACGTCCCACCGCTTAACCTCGATCAGAGCCGGGTCGGCGATTATTGGGGAGTTTCCGCTCTGACAATTATCGGCCGCCTCCGCCCCGGGGTCACGTTCCAGCAGGCACGCGCCGAAACCCGCCTTCTGCTCCCCCGGATCGCGGCGATGTTTCCGTGGAAAATGCCTGACAGCATGTGGAAGGCGGCGAGTGTGATCCCGCTGCAGAATGACCTCGTGGGCGATGTGCGTGTCAAACTGCTCATTCTTCTGGGCGCGACCGCTCTGATCCTCTTGATCGCGTGCGTCAACGTTGCGAACCTCCTCCTGGCCCGGGCTGCAGCGCGGTGGAGGGAGATCGCGCTGCGCGCGGCGCTCGGCGCGGGATGCTGGCGCATCTTCCGGCAACTTCTGATCGAGAGCATCCTGTTGGGGCTTTGCGGCGGGGCGCTGGGACTGGTGTTGACCGGAAACGGCATTTCGTTGTTGAAGGCCCTCCTCCCGGCCGATACGCCGCAAATGGCAGGGATTGAAATCGACTGGCGCGTGCTCGGCTTTGCGGCGGCGGCCGCCCTTTTCACAGGACTTGTCTTTGGCCTCGTACCGGCCATTCACCTTTCGAGGGTCGACCTGAGCACGGCCATCAAAAGCGGCGGCCGGAATACCGGCGAGGTTTCGAGCCATCGGCTGCAAGGACTGCTCGCGACCGCGGAATTCGCGTTGGCAGTGGTCCTGGTCGTCGCAGCCGGTCTCCTCGCGAAGAGTCTGTGGCAATTGTCCAGAGTCAATCCCGGATTCGAAACGCAGTCGATGCTCAGTGCCCGGATCACTCCAAACCAGGGGTATTGCAGCGAACCTGGGCGTTGCGGGGCCTTCTACACTTCCCTTCTCGATCGTGCCCGTTCATTGCCCGGAGTGCAGGACGCTGCGATGGTGAATGTACTCCCTCTCAACGGCAGGGTCAGCGGTTTTGCCTCCGACATCGAGGATCATCCCAGGCCTGCCGGCGATCCAGCGCCGATGCTGTTCGAGAGTGTAATCACTCCCGACTATCTGCATGTCATGGGGATTCCGCTTTTGCGCGGCCGGCCGCTGACCGATTCGGATACACGGCCTGATGCGGCGCCGGTCGCGCTGATTACCGCAGCCACGGCGCGCAAATACTGGCCCGACCGCGACCCCATCGGCAAGCACATCAAGCCGGTGTTCGTAAAGGATTGGATCACAATCGTAGGAGTAGCAGGCGATGTCGCGCAAAACAGCTTGGCCGCACCGTCGGCTGACTGGAGCGACGGCGCGATCTACGTGCCTTATGGAAACTCGACCTTGTTCACGCCGCGACACGGCAGGCAACTGCCGACGGCCATGACCCTGGTATTGCGCACGGCAATCGATCCTTCCATCATCGCCGGATCGCTTCCTTCGGTCGTCTCGAGCCTGAATAGAGAAGCTCCCGTAAGCGAAGTCCAGACTTTCAGCACACTGGTTTCCAGTTCCGTTTCCGGCCCTCGCTCGACCACGGCGTTGTTTGCATCCTTCGCCCTCCTCGCACTCGTGCTTGGCTCTGTTGGCCTCTACGGCGTAGTTTCCTATTCCGTCGCTTCGCGCGCCTCCGAAATCGGCCTGCGAATGGCCATGGGCGCAAGGCCGATCGACATCATGAGCCTGGTGATCGAACAGGGGCTCCGGATCGCGCTCACCGGGCTGTCCGCGGGAATTGTGGGAGGCCTGGCGGCCACAAAGCTCATGAAGAGCCTTCTCTTTGACGTCAGCGCAACGGATCCCCTGATTTTCGTGGCAGTATCGGCTCTGCTCACCGCCGTGACCCTAGCGGCATGC